In one window of Ruminococcus hominis DNA:
- a CDS encoding DMT family transporter: MKTKKKYMGILYIIISAFCFALMAMFVRLAGDLPSVQKSFFRNLVALIFAFVLLKKDRIGFSGKKENVKYLFIRSLAGTIGILCNFYAVDHLVLSDASMLNKMSPFFAIIFSALILKEKVKIPQALIVIGAFLGSLLIIKPTPAIFSEPASLIGLLGGLGAGVAYTYVRVLGQKGEKGPFIVFVFSSFSCIATLPFLIVDYHPMSIMQIVCLLFAGLAASGGQFSITAAYFHAPAKEISVYDYSQIIFSALLGFIIFGQVPDIYSWIGYIIICTMAVVMFLYNKNKE, translated from the coding sequence ATGAAAACAAAAAAGAAATATATGGGAATTCTTTATATTATTATTTCTGCATTTTGTTTTGCACTGATGGCGATGTTTGTGAGATTAGCCGGAGATTTGCCATCTGTTCAAAAAAGTTTTTTCAGAAACCTGGTAGCGTTGATATTTGCATTTGTACTCTTAAAGAAAGATAGGATTGGATTTTCAGGAAAAAAAGAAAATGTAAAATATTTATTTATACGTTCACTTGCAGGAACAATCGGGATTTTATGCAATTTTTATGCAGTAGATCATCTGGTGCTGTCAGATGCTTCTATGCTTAATAAAATGTCTCCGTTTTTTGCTATTATATTTAGTGCTTTGATATTGAAAGAAAAGGTGAAAATTCCGCAGGCATTGATTGTTATCGGTGCATTTCTGGGAAGTTTGTTAATCATTAAACCGACACCTGCAATCTTTTCAGAGCCGGCATCACTCATTGGTTTGTTAGGTGGATTAGGGGCAGGAGTCGCATATACATACGTACGTGTGTTAGGTCAAAAAGGTGAAAAAGGTCCATTTATCGTATTTGTATTTTCCTCATTTTCATGTATTGCTACATTACCATTTTTAATCGTAGATTATCATCCGATGTCAATAATGCAGATCGTGTGTTTACTTTTTGCAGGTCTGGCGGCAAGTGGCGGACAGTTTAGTATTACAGCAGCGTATTTTCATGCACCTGCAAAAGAAATTTCTGTATATGACTACTCACAGATTATTTTTTCAGCATTGCTTGGATTTATTATATTTGGACAGGTTCCGGATATCTATAGCTGGATTGGATATATTATCATCTGCACAATGGCAGTAGTCATGTTTTTATATAATAAGAATAAAGAATAA
- a CDS encoding TrmB family transcriptional regulator: MDEHQFIECLIHYGLTRQEAIVYHRLLTDGKQTGYEIAKATGISRSNAYSALAALTEKGAAYILEENAKKYIPVALEEFCENSIRRMQEEKAWMLENLPSSYVDEEGYITIEGESNISNKIHNLLNETEERVYLSCSYLYLSEFQEELMKLEQQGKKVVIITDGVCPLENVQVYIGDSKGKQIGIITDSKHVLTGEYGKGSMNTCLYSGKKNFVMLYKNALANEIKLMTLSKEKQ; the protein is encoded by the coding sequence ATGGATGAACATCAGTTTATAGAATGTTTGATCCACTATGGATTGACAAGACAAGAGGCAATTGTGTATCACAGATTGTTGACAGATGGGAAACAGACAGGGTATGAGATAGCGAAAGCAACAGGAATTTCCAGATCGAATGCTTATAGTGCACTGGCTGCACTGACAGAAAAAGGTGCGGCTTATATTTTAGAGGAGAATGCCAAGAAGTATATTCCGGTTGCACTGGAAGAGTTCTGTGAAAACAGTATCAGACGCATGCAAGAAGAGAAAGCCTGGATGCTTGAAAATCTTCCGAGTTCTTATGTGGATGAGGAAGGGTATATTACAATTGAAGGAGAGAGCAATATCAGTAATAAGATACATAATCTTTTGAATGAGACAGAGGAGAGGGTATATCTTTCCTGTTCATATCTATATTTAAGTGAATTTCAAGAGGAATTAATGAAATTGGAACAGCAGGGCAAAAAGGTTGTGATCATTACGGATGGAGTCTGTCCATTGGAAAATGTACAAGTATATATCGGTGATTCAAAGGGAAAACAGATTGGAATTATTACAGATTCCAAACATGTGCTGACAGGTGAGTATGGGAAAGGAAGTATGAATACCTGCCTTTATTCCGGAAAAAAGAATTTCGTGATGCTTTATAAAAATGCATTGGCGAATGAGATAAAACTAATGACATTAAGTAAGGAGAAGCAATAA
- a CDS encoding diaminopimelate decarboxylase: MSKKPFVTKEQIEEITKTYPTPFHLYDEKGIRENAKALKEAFAWNPGYKEYFAVKATPNPFLIQILREYGCGCDCSSYTELMLSEAMGAVGQDIMFSSNDTPMEEFQYADKLGATINLDDITHIDFLEKAIGHIPERISCRYNPGGLFKISNDIMDNPGDAKYGMTTEQMTEAYKILKSKGAKEFGIHAFLASNTVTNDYYPMLAKVLFEEAVKLQKETGAHITFINLSGGIGIPYKPDQTPNDIRAIGEGVRRVYEEVLVPAKMGDVAIYTELGRFMMGPYGCLVTKAIHEKHTHKEYIGVDACAVNLMRPAMYGAYHHITVMGKEDQPCDHKYDITGSLCENNDKFAIDRMLPKIDKGDYLVIHDTGAHGFSMGYNYNGKLKSAELLLKEDGSVQLIRRAETPADYFATFDCFDIGKKLINKVERP, translated from the coding sequence ATGAGTAAAAAACCATTTGTGACAAAAGAGCAGATTGAAGAAATTACAAAAACATATCCAACACCTTTTCATCTTTATGATGAAAAAGGAATTCGTGAAAATGCAAAGGCATTGAAAGAAGCATTTGCATGGAATCCGGGATATAAAGAATATTTTGCTGTCAAAGCAACACCAAATCCATTTTTAATCCAGATTTTAAGAGAATATGGATGTGGGTGCGACTGCTCTTCATATACTGAATTGATGCTCTCAGAGGCAATGGGAGCAGTAGGACAGGATATTATGTTTTCATCAAATGATACACCGATGGAAGAATTCCAGTATGCAGATAAATTGGGTGCCACAATCAATTTAGATGATATTACACATATTGATTTCCTGGAGAAAGCAATTGGACATATTCCGGAAAGAATCAGCTGTCGTTATAATCCGGGTGGATTGTTTAAGATAAGTAACGATATTATGGATAATCCCGGAGATGCAAAATATGGAATGACAACAGAACAAATGACAGAGGCATATAAGATCCTGAAGTCTAAAGGAGCAAAAGAATTTGGAATTCATGCATTTCTTGCAAGTAATACAGTGACAAATGATTATTATCCAATGCTTGCGAAGGTGTTGTTTGAAGAAGCAGTTAAACTTCAGAAAGAGACTGGAGCACATATTACGTTTATTAATCTTTCAGGCGGTATTGGAATCCCTTATAAACCAGACCAGACACCAAATGATATTCGTGCAATTGGAGAAGGTGTCCGTCGTGTATATGAAGAAGTTCTTGTTCCTGCCAAAATGGGAGATGTTGCAATTTATACAGAATTAGGTCGTTTTATGATGGGACCTTATGGATGTCTGGTTACAAAAGCAATCCATGAGAAACATACACATAAAGAATATATCGGTGTAGATGCATGTGCTGTGAATTTGATGCGTCCTGCAATGTATGGTGCATATCATCATATTACTGTAATGGGGAAAGAAGACCAGCCATGTGATCATAAATACGATATTACAGGATCCCTGTGTGAAAATAATGATAAATTTGCAATTGACCGTATGCTTCCAAAGATTGATAAAGGAGATTACCTGGTTATTCATGATACAGGGGCACACGGCTTTTCAATGGGATATAATTATAATGGAAAATTAAAATCAGCAGAATTGCTTTTGAAAGAAGATGGAAGTGTACAGCTGATTCGCCGTGCAGAGACACCGGCAGATTATTTTGCGACATTTGATTGTTTTGATATTGGAAAGAAATTAATAAATAAAGTCGAACGTCCGTGA